In Danio aesculapii chromosome 12, fDanAes4.1, whole genome shotgun sequence, the sequence GAAGCCCATATTAGATAAGTttcttttaaaggggacctattatgtaaaaaatcacttttataaggggtttaaacacaggtaTGTAGCAGTaaatattttacccctttttctagatttaagataagtcttttgtgtctccagaatgtgtctgtaaagtttctgctcaaaacacccatcagattatttattatacctttcaggaTATTGGAggtttctgctctgaacacaatgtagctgtttttgttgcctgtgcctttaatgctagttctccccctCCACAGTTCCCAAGTGCCTGTCAGAGCGTGCCTCAATCTTGACAGTGACAGACAAAAAGGAAGCAGAGCTCACATAACGTTTGACCAAAGAGCTTACAAAAGAaaattttcatcatagatgccctttaaataattctattttttaataaacacacttcataaaaacagttagcaaaaacactttgattgacattctccatttgtacatgtcatcaaagggggaaagtcctacccattagtgaccatctctccctcattagcatagataGCCCTGAGTCAGAAACAGCCGTCCAACATTCGAGTTTCAGCACTGTACCTGCcaaagataatgtcagcaactaAGAGGAATTATACAGTGCTGAGCATATATAAGTAgaaccctcacaaatctatcttttaaattcatattattactagaaagctatacaatattatatttgtgcatatacattagattagtcagtactgaagccaaatctggagattaactaacaaaataacttaggaTAACCGTCCAAAAACTAGTTCTCCCAAATTTATATGATATCCTCTTAAGGCCcatggtgtttttttacatgtattttttatttctctttgctatttgggcttattgaaaccggattagaataaaaatctaagtatcatcttttgatacgatgtatttttagagaaaaattatgtctatatatgtggacttgtggtccgaatttacatcaaacacttttttcctgaatttgttttaatgcatttttttaacctTGCTTTGACcatcagagagaaaaaaatacatttttcccccattttagacagttaaaaagagtgtttgggacatttcatatgctgcaaaacagttgcaggatgacactgtatgtctgtaacaaaatataaacattcaaagtaatttaaatagccacttaagagttAAAACGTGCTGTTCACGTATGTGGACTCTCAAGCCCTAGGAGataacagaaaaatattaaatacaaatttaaaaaaaaagaggaaaaatcaagagaagcaaaaaataaaataaaataaataaataaaaaataaatccaaacactttaattgtgacatttttttgcaatattttgcttgaatttattttgtattatctgTCCATTTCCAAATATACTTAttgactaaaatatcattttaataaatgtatcttttttgtttaaatgcaccaaaatacactgcccaTATTCACCAAGAAATGGTTAAAAATgttacttaattatgctgagcactgtaaatgtggagttttaggatgcacaaatgaacaccgtTGTCTCCAAAGACTACCTTTTTCTGAGCcacattttttgacattttcagtgtttCACAAAGATCACGCTAGTCCTGTTTTTGAATctggctgggagcacaatctcatgtGAATTtcaagtgacagtcaccaaaaacaGCACGatttgaatcaaagcctaaaaggggccgtTTTAAAGAGATATAAAAagttatttgtgtggtatttagagctgaaacttcacatactctaacacagtgtttcccaaccctgttcctggaggcacaccaacagtacatattttggatgtctcccttttctgacccattaacttcaggtgttggagtgtcttctgatgttatgatgagttgattcaggtgtgtttgattagggagaggttgaaaatgtgtactgttggtgtgccttcaggaacagggttgggaaacactgctctaacacacactctacacactctaaggacatcagagactgattttacatcttgtaaaaaaaggtACCCTTCAATGCTAAAACATAATTAGGCTATTGTtattatccatgaattttcacaTTATTTGTCACAATTAAAATtttgaaagcaaaacaaaaaaagcattttatcataaataataatattattcagaTGGTCAAATTATGATTTCTGAGTCAAACAACTGTGCAGTGCTGTGGCTCtacaggaactgagtttgacacctgtgctctaaGGTGGAAACGGGGCCTAAATTTTGGTTACCTGGATTTTCAATGTTCACAATTTTCTCGATTTTCAAGTGACACTtctcatatttaattaaaatactaaTTGAATTTTGTCCGTAATAtccctataatatatatatatattttttgaggaTGAACCAAAATACCATGACAGgagagtaaatgatcacagatagtaataataataataataaaagtgtagCAAGTGTAGGCCCCTATAAAAAGAAACAAGAGTATGAATCTGAGAGGTACACATCCTAAAATGGGCAAATGCATGCAGAACGTTAAATCCAATCGAGAGAAACACGGGGGTCTTGATTGAGAGCTTATGCAGCCCCTAGGCATTCCATTATAACCAATGCgctctgtttgtctgtttgttccaGTCTCCTGCACTGTGATATAGTGTGCGCTTGACTTTGTCTAATTTAGCAAAAATGTCAACCAAACTTCTCCGCCTTGTCACTGAAAGTGACATTTTCCCATTGTGTATCCCTGGGGTAAGCAACGCAGCCACTGATGATTGAAGTCGACGGACGGTGGTTTTTAAATTCCGGTTTCAGTCGTCCATCAGAAGATTAAAATTCATAGGATCAGCACTAGAGACAAGAAGCACATGCACGGGGGACCAGTGTCCCTTTTCAGTATGCTTTCAGTCTGCTTCCCCTGCACATAGAAATGCATTTGAATCACATCTGGCACAGTCACAATGTGATCAATGTTTTTCTATACTTTTCCTCATGTCTCCCTTGCTGATTTCCCCTCAGGGGATTAAACACATGGTAGAACCAGCACTTCTACTTATGATGAGAAATATGAGAGTTAAGGTGTTGTAAACTATGAAAAAAATGCAGGGCTTTCTAAATGACAAgtgtttctttcatttttgtttcaCTGCAATTGAGTACAGATCAGACTGTCAAAATCAGACTTATAATTGTTGATAATACACGTGTTGCTAgtcttaaaatattataatacaaaaagGGCACCTGATGAAAATcgacttttgtaagctgtttggacaaaactgtgtgtaggtatagtgtgtattattaaacacaataagtctcttctTTAAATTTACTGACATAAAAATAGGACCCAAGTCCCAATGAGACGTactgtaggagtgcggtttttcccactgatcgattgattgacaagggccatgtttctataatgtatacacatgtccacagacatttttttgcaaagaaactgggatttaaACATATGTGACAACTCTCTGTGATTAGCTGCACCTCGATAATTAATTTTatgagtttaaaacgtttttaaaacggggcagagtttgtaataaagacagtaaaatcgctgtgtaattcttaaccgctataagcACCAAagctgcatggtgtcagtaaacatcaatatgtgtgtgtactgcaaacagcatttgtgtgagactcatcgtttcagaaaggcttgaagagactaccacaaatacatcaaataaacttactttgtatttttgactCGTGACTTCATCCATGTCTGTTTCAGGCACTGACaactgtttatctgacgtaatgcaTGAGAAGCAGGCACGCACGTGGGAGCGGTGGACGGGAATAAGTAGCTcacttgcatttaaagccacaggttacaaaaacagctacatagccCTCAGACACAAAAATTGCCAgactatacattatattataaataatcagatgggtattttgagctgaaactttacagacacattctggagacaccaaagtcttatcttacatcttgtaaaagataattacatttcatgactcgattgGTACTCGTCAATCTGGCCGATCTAATGAACTGAGCGtaagtgtttgtttatgagtgtTTTGAAGTGCTGTGATACGAGCAGATCGATCGCCGCTATCTATTGTCTCAACTGTATGGCCTCTCCCGGAAGCTCCGCAATCATAGGCCTCTTCGTAGTGGCGCTGTGATGCCCTAGAATTAAATAAAGTACCACAAAAATCATGGCGACAAAAGcgaatgagcaagagaacagatcgcaAGAGGCACGGTGATGTTCTAAGCATTATATGTGTTAGATTAAATGAATAGTGCAGTAAAGGAAATCCCCGCTCTTTCATCGAGCTGCTGTGATGTCTGGAGCTGCGATCATAGAGCTGCTGTcaatagtattattatcattaaatagtatcattaaatagtatttaatggccttgcatgtatttaggccttttaacatacaagaactgaaagttctgtgtttttgttaatatggcaagtttactaaaacctggctggaaattgtaataaatttttttttttttttacttctttaatAATAGTTTATcagcctatttccttttagtaaagaagtaatgtaTTAagttgtgcattttaacttcttatgcatcaaatatagCCTacgctccaaactttttctttatTGAGATATGttgaattcttaaaaaaaaaaaataaaaaaaaataaaaataaaaaaatcgatAGTCGGTATcgaccgatcaccatgacaaggaatcggtacttggtatcggctgcaaaaatcctgattggagcatccctaattGAAAGTGTATTAAATGTAATCAAAGTGTCTAAGCCAATGCTAATCTAATCTACTTCTAAATCTgtcaaaataagttttaaaaatgttctatCATCATCACCACGTGTaacatatgtttatttaaaaagtttattacAAGGCATAATAAAATTACAATCAATAAGTATTTTAATATGTTAGCATGATTGTTCTAAGTTTGCCTGTTTTTTTTACACCGAATAACATTTTAGTGGGCGTCTGTTGtaaattttggtaaaaatgtgTGACAATTATTAATCATTACTCAGAAAAAATTAACTAAACAGGACACATTTTATAGAAGTAAATATCAAAACAAATACTTGTCTTGCTGTTTGAAAAAggctaaataaatgtattcatatcTTATAATAAATCACACAAAAAGCATTGGATAGGGATGGAAGTtctaaaatatttactgtaaaatttacatacAAACTTAAAAAGCTCTAATATAAAGTTATAATATGTACAAAATATGTtgccaaaaataaatctgaatttgaGTGTTGAAAGCCAATAAAAATACTGACAAATCAAAAGTAGAATTtgaattaatttctgtaataaccTCCGAAAACCAGCACTATTCAAAGTGCATAAAAACAAAGTATATGCATAAAACTGAAAGGCCACTGCTCttcaatttaacaacaacaaactctAACAATAATCAACTCTAATAATTAGCAAGACACTGGGAATAGTGGTGAGCTCCTGTAACAAAGCAGTGGTAACAGAATGTACCAAAAGCAGTGCCAGCATTGAGGTATGTGTGAGATATGCCAGCGAGTGGGCTGACGGCTGCCTTGCCAGTGGCCCTGGATGATCCAACAGGAGTGGCTACTGATGGGCTACTGACAGCTGGAGCTGATAGCACTGGTCACAGAGCTGCTATAATAAGCCGCAGACCAGCAGAATGGTGTATCTATGCAAAACTCCCTGCCCTCAGGTCCGGTCCCTGGATATTTAAAGCCCTATATCCGATAAAGTTATATGATAATACCAATGTGTTGCTGGACCAGAAGAAAATAGTTATCAAGCTCCAAAAACATCTGGTCCTGTGATCCCATGGGAATGATCTACTACGTGATTGTATGGCTCAAATCAAAACAGCCAAGAAACATTCATCTGGATTGGCTGTTTTCATATTAGAAGATGCTTTTCATTTATTGAACTGTGTAATATATACATTATTGAAGCACTAAAAATAAACGAGTCAGGCTAGATGCCATAATGCAATCTATCACTCACATTCTCATTTACATTCATGCCAAAATGTAATGCCCGTGCCTAACAGCTCTATGTACCTTCTACGGAGTAACTCTTCTCCAGCTGATGTAGATCAGGAAGTATGTGGATGCAGTTTATGCAGCAGTAGGTGAAGAAGTCAAGCAGCACCACTTTCCCTGACAGTTCCTTCGTGAGTGACAGTGGACTGTCTGTGTTTAACCATTCCAGTCCTGCAAAATAACAAGGAAATGCTTAAAAAATTCAAGTTTTCGATCAGCGGTCCAATCTATACAGTATATTACAAGCAGAAATGTTGTTGCCACATATAATAGGCATGTAAAATGACTCTTTAACCCTTTAGCTTCTACTctaagaaaacaaaaatgtacattaaatttGGTTAAACTGTGTTCCTGACACTAAGCAAATTTTAAGTTTGGGTTTTAATTATAAGCTATTGAGAAAAAATGTCAACTGGGTGGTTACGATTCCAGTTAAAGGGTTGGTTGAATGTTTGAATTTTTCCAAATATCTCTTGGGTGAAGTAATGTTTTTTAGTCATTCAGCATAACAGTTAatcttcattcaatcattcactttacttcagcttactcccttatttgtcaggggttgccgaagcgaaatgaaccaccaactatttgagcatatgttttacgcagtggatgccttttcagccgcaacccagtacataCACTACTTCaagttttgtttacccaattcacttataccacgtctttggattgtgggggaaaccggaccacccggaggaaacccacacaaacttatacccacagaaatgccaactggcccagcttggactcgaaacagcaaccttcttactgtaaggtggcagtgccaaccactgagccaccattacAGTCTTCATAGtacattttattatactttaaaaacAGGTGGCTTGAAGTAGAGCGGCAAAGCTTAAAGAACTAAATTTACAACAAATGAGTATTTTGGGGCTAAACACAGTCATTTAATGTCATCaatgatttgtttaaaacatGACTGACATGAATAATTGTTGTGTAAACTGCTGATTGTAGGCCTGTCATggtatctattttttgttgtgcgatatattgcaccaaaatatattgcgataaacgatattctTGTcgttttaagaccattttatgccactcattatataatgccaggaTGACAATATAATGTCATCACAACGCAAgaacactcttccaaagaacatatAATATTTTAGTCCAAAGAATATTTAAAGTAACTATAGTCATTTTGACAACTTAATAACTAGGCAGTGGAATgagaatgtgaaaatgcatatccaaaataaacaataataaatgttaagaAAAAACTGCACTGTATAAAGgagatatctgctaccagatttattttcagttgttaaacacccacatgaaaatatactaaagcaATTTATAGCACTAGTaatattagtgtttttttaaccatacttaCATTGACACCTctgatagagatagagatgttgcacaatcagctacattgttgctagaattggttttatgTATGgatgatatatattgcatcaccaaaaacgatttaggtcatgtccatgtgttgtgagATAAGTTGATTATTGAGACAGGCCTAGTTGTTTGTTACTTATTTTATTAGCTGTCTTAAGTATATAGTGGtaaaaatgtacactacctgacaaaagtcttgttgcctttccaagttttaggaacaacaaataacttgacttctagttgatcatttggtataagaagtggcttatatgaaaagcaaaggcccctatattatgcttattttaccaaaataaaatatgatcatgtcttgatttttaattatttatttaggacagtaaggtctgactttgcttagacaaaagtcttgttacttaacagaaataatgtagagtatagaatatagtcatggtgcagtgggaaaagaattaatattgtgtatgactcccatatgcttggacgactgcatccatacatctctgcaatgactcaaaaaacttattaataaagtcatctggaatggcaaagaaagcgttcttgcaggactcatcaagttcatcaagattctttccattcatcttcaatgcctcctccttcatcttacccctcacatgctcgataatgttcataactggtgactgggctggccaatcttagagcaccttgatcttctttgctttcaggaactttaatgtggaggcttaagtatgaggagcgctatcctgctgaagaatttgccctctcctgtggtttgtaaatgtaaagggcagcacaaatgtcttgatacctcaagccgTTGATGCTgcaatccactctgcagatctctcgcacacccccaaactgaatgtaaccccaaaccatgatttttttgtaaccccaaacttgactgatttctgtgagattcttgggtccatgcgagttccagtaggtcttctacagtatttgtgatgattgggatgcagttcagcagatgaattatttgaaaaatctaccttctgccacttttccaattgatcaactagaagttattatttgttgctcttacaactgggatcaacggcaagacttttgtcaggcagtgtatagtAGAATAGTCTCTAACTCTATATGAACACACtcttaataaattactaaaaataacTATTAAGTCACAATATATGTAAATTAATCTTTTAATTCAGTTCTctctgtaagtttttttttaaaccagtcaAACCATTTGTTCATTAGATTACTTTTTACAGCAGTATGGCTCACTTTTGACTGAATACAACATTACAGAGTAATAAACAACAGTCAACTGAAATCTGTAATCGACgtgtcatgttttatgttgtcAGTCTTTTATCTAAAACCAAGAATCGATCTACGATTAAGTTATGCTTAAGTTTTAAAGCCACTCCTATGAGATACAATCACTGTATACACTCCCACTGccactgagtgtgtttattatacaCTTGCCTTCTTCAAAATCCGGTATAATCAAATCCTCCTTTTCATCTGTTTTGAGCAAATACTCATGTACGAGTTTTTCCTTCTCCTCTTGACTCGTTGCGTCCTCTAAATCACAGTCTAGCTGGCTCTGAATAAGGAAAAGATCTGTCAGCTTACTGTAAGACGCCATGATTCTCACAACAACACAGAAATTACTCTCGGCACTTTCGACAAACATATCGCGTCAGCATTCttgataaacaaaagaaaaaaactcgtTTGTATGTAATTAGGACattcaataaattatttaaaaataatctacgtattaaatgtataaataaacactCCATATGTTTTATGTAACGGAAGAATCTTGCAAAGTGGAAAATGCTAACatcaatgtgaaaataaatacttTCAACATTGGCGGTAAGAAACACTCGGCTTATTTATCTAAcgtgcagtttttttattaatatactgTAACAAAATGCgcttttatgaatgtttttatgcTTTCTGGACAGATTTCTGTATGATACAGCTTCTAATCGATGCTTTATTTTCCTAAGAGATCATGAATGTGATGTTACAAAACTGCTGTATTCAAAACACACCAGTAGGACCTATTAATGTTTACAAATGTCCCAGAGCGGGTCTGAGAGTGACATTTGGGACGATAAACCtcttaagaaaaacaaaaaacgaagCTGCAATTCACAGGAATCAAGACAACATGTGacaaagaggaagaagaagagcaAGCCTGGGACATCAGTGCAAACAACAGTCAAAAGTGCTGAAACACACACTGATTTAGACCACAAGATTGGATGTAATGCTCCTAATAACACAGTGAACTCAGGATCCCAGGATGTGAATCATGGGACAGTTTCTCGGGATGTCCCCAATGCAGACCTTCAGTCAGGAGGTTTCTGTCCTGTCTGTCAAATGCCATTTTCCATCCTGGTTGTCCAGTCTCAACAATGGCATGTTGCAGAATGCTTAGATACAGCTGCTGACAACTGTAAAGGTAATGGTTTTAAttgttaatactttttttttggtctcctaaatgtcaaaaatgtacaATGTGAGGAGGACATCTCAATGTCTTaatgcaggggttttcaaactgggaTTTGGGTACGCTAAAGGGGCCAAAGCAGAGTGCTAGGGGGTCAGTTTATACCATAGTCTATACATCCGttaaatgaaaacattataaTGGTAATGGAaaaaatgcatttagaaaataattaataaaaaaataacaatttaattaagataaacacacattatttaaaaaaaactaatattttggaaccataataatttaatcaaataatttaacttgtgaaaaataagcaaaaaaataaaaatatacattcaaacaaataaatgtggaaactgatgaaaacatataaaatgataaaaaaaatcttaaatgttaatttgtacaataaaacaatgtttaaaacttAAAATGAATGCAGCGACGTAGCGGAGATTTTAAAAGTGGGAGGACAGCTGTATGatatccaaaagtttacattcatataattattaatcacctgtttttaaatggtctgtctctaaaagtgaaggggacataTCACCCctgtccccccggttgctacgcccctgcatgaatgtaatgttaaatgtaatacttATTTTTTAGACCCATTTATGCAACTgaattttcacaatttaaaattGAGTCTCTGTACAAACCTTACTGAAGCCTTTTACATTTTAGGATGTCGTTTGCATCAGGATGATCATGACATTTAAGAGACTGAATCCCTGGTCTAAAATCAATTCAGTTCAGCATATTATAGGATTCCAAACTAGCTGGAAATATGACTGAataaacatcaacaacaaaaaagatcaTTTTAATGAATCATATCACATTTTTCATGTTATCTTGATTTATGAAATGATATTActattttaagattttaacacctacaaaaatatttaatgcaagtcaataattaaaatgtattatatttacataacatttactataaaaacaattgtaaatGTCACAAAAATTCATTGTTAATAAAGTTTGAGTACCCTGTCATTAGTACAGTATTTccaaaaataatattattgtgtAATATTAACAGggttgaatttcagacatatggattcaaggcctggaacgtttttaaaaacacacacaagtccTTCAAAGTGCTTGAATTATACTtgaaaataaatttgtttgttcaaCATTTGTACAcaattgtcaaaaacagaatgaaaacaTGAGAAATTCttacaatttaaatgaaaatttctaaaaattgtaaatttaaaTCTTGAACAATAACAcagacaaataatgcacatttcaatGTTTCATAAACCACATTTGTATGTCACCAGTATTGAATTCTGacattaagacatttttaatgtaaataataaatgaaagtgaaatgttaagtacagtaaggatTTTCATGGTGCTATATATGCTGGGGTATGAATTACTAAATTGCTTGTCTtaaaattaattgtgttttaaaaagtccttgaatctgctgttcatgaaagcgTGGAAACCCTGTATTAAGAAAAGGTTGGTTAACACTTTTTCTGCCTTTTGATGTTACAGAATGCCCAGATGGTCTTCAGTGTATGTCCACCATTCCCAGTCATTATAAAAGATACAACCACTCTCTGCTGGCACAGAGTCGAGCGCTGAACGACTGCTCAGTCCAAGCCATCTCAGACTTCAGCTTGAATTCGGTAAATAATGTCGCTTCCACATCTGTTACGGAGAGTTCATTAGACAGCGCTGTGAATGTATCTGCTTCATCTAGCCAAAGTTCGTCTCCTGGTGATAGACTGAAGGGAACTCCCACCAAAACCAATGCCTTGCTGCTTTTGCGTTCCCCCAACACCGGGGATATCAAGAAAAAGAAAGGCTGGTCACCTTCAGTCAAAAGATCTCAGTCACAGAGTTCTTCCCAGGAGGCCAAAGTCAAGATTTCTGCTCCAGGTGAAAAAGTTCAGACGCAGCCTAATGAGGTTAGAAAAGAGCTGTTTGAATGCAAAGATGATGACGATTATATCTCTTACTCCCCACTTTCTGAGCTTCCAGAAGTGGATGAGGAGCACAGGGTGAAAAAATCCAAAAATGAGGTACTTTTTCATAGTACTGCATTGCAGGAGGATGATGATTCTCTTACTCTtttcagtgatgatgatgatctgTTCTATGATATGATGGACCAGTATGAGGAACATGGGCCAGACAAAAGCTCATTAGACACCTGTGGGAAACGGCAAACATCATTAGCACCAGAAAGTCACCTGACTGCTTCCAGTTCCACAGGTGTTTCATTTCAACACTTctcaacaaacaacaacagttcAAACTCCCAGCTACAGTCACCCCAAAGCTTGGTATTAGAGCGTCTTCGGGACCGCATATCTACTCCTGCACATGTCAAGAGCTTGACTTCATCTTTTGAGGAAGTTAACTTCACTCAAACAAACCAAGAGTCGTCTTCCACCCAATCAGATCTATCCACAACACAGTCGATGGCTCCTAGGAGGACTCAGACAAAGGCAGGACCCTCTGGATTGAAACAAACAGACATTGGGGTGTTTTTTGGCCTGAAGCCATTGTGCGAAAAAAAGGCTGAGGAGGAAGTAAAGGCATTGGTCAGAGAGGCCGATCGGCAAGAGTCTAGAAGAGTGAGGGTTTCAGAGGCTCAGGGGGAAGACGGTAAGGGTCAGGGTAGATGGCGTAGGAAGAGCAAAGCTCCATC encodes:
- the dclre1a gene encoding DNA cross-link repair 1A protein, which encodes MSQSGSESDIWDDKPLKKNKKRSCNSQESRQHVTKRKKKSKPGTSVQTTVKSAETHTDLDHKIGCNAPNNTVNSGSQDVNHGTVSRDVPNADLQSGGFCPVCQMPFSILVVQSQQWHVAECLDTAADNCKECPDGLQCMSTIPSHYKRYNHSLLAQSRALNDCSVQAISDFSLNSVNNVASTSVTESSLDSAVNVSASSSQSSSPGDRLKGTPTKTNALLLLRSPNTGDIKKKKGWSPSVKRSQSQSSSQEAKVKISAPGEKVQTQPNEVRKELFECKDDDDYISYSPLSELPEVDEEHRVKKSKNEVLFHSTALQEDDDSLTLFSDDDDLFYDMMDQYEEHGPDKSSLDTCGKRQTSLAPESHLTASSSTGVSFQHFSTNNNSSNSQLQSPQSLVLERLRDRISTPAHVKSLTSSFEEVNFTQTNQESSSTQSDLSTTQSMAPRRTQTKAGPSGLKQTDIGVFFGLKPLCEKKAEEEVKALVREADRQESRRVRVSEAQGEDGKGQGRWRRKSKAPSEGSGVSPAVEDSVALPTQTEGKRGGRAEGRKRWNRGRATDGGPEEPKRCPFYKKIPGTGFAVDAFQYGVVDGVTAYFLTHFHSDHYGGLKKDSALPIYCNKVTSNLVKSKLKVDEQYIHVLPMNTECIVQEVKVTLLDANHCPGAAMLLFVLPDGQTVLHTGDFRADPSMERYPELQGLRIQTLYLDTTYCSPEYTFPTQQEVVTFAVNAAFERVTLNPRTLVVCGTYSVGKEKVFLAVSEVLGSKVCLSKDKYNTMCCLESVDIGQRITTNWQSAQVHVLPMMQINFKNLQTHLKKFSKKYDRLVAFKPTGWTFNQTVGVDDILPQTQGNISIYGIPYSEHSSFLELKRFVQWLRPKKIIPTVNVGNWRSRKAMEGFFHEWMTEPRNLSSTPCTLRSSSCGTRQ